The following nucleotide sequence is from Gymnodinialimonas phycosphaerae.
TAGAGCGGCCTCGTAGAAGGTGCGGTTGAGCATGATGATGCGCTGCACGGCATCGAGCCAGCCGTCGGGAACATGAAAGCGGATCGTCTCGCCCCGGTGGGGAAAGGTGACGGTCTTGTCGTCGGGCAGGGATTGGAAGACCTGATGGGCGAGGAGGCGCTCGGTCATCAGGGTGTTCTGCCGGGTGTGGCGGATCAGGGTGTCGAGCTTCTTGAGGGTCTTGGAGTCGTCATTCACGGGCGCGCGCCTCTTCCAGTTTGCGAAGAGTGTGGCGCGGGATGGCTGGGAAGGGAAGGGCGGCCCGGGCTCAGGCCACCGTCAATGTGGCAGGGGCTTGGTCCGAGAAGGTGACATCGCCCCAGGTCAGCCCGGTCGCACTCACGATGATCTGCACGTCCTGGGTTGGCAGATCACCCTGCACTTCGATCAGGTCATCGCCCGCGCCGCCCTGGACGTCTGAGCCAACAAGCGCCGGATCGCCGAAAAGCGACGCAAGGTCGATGATGTCATCGCCTGCACCTGCGTCGATCGATGTGACCACGGCGCCGCGCGCTTCGGGATCGAAGGTGAAGACATCCGCCTCGTCTGATCCGATAAAGCCGAGGGCGGTATCGACCCTGACGATCTCGCCCGTGTCCTCGTCACCGACGGGCGTGTCGCCTGACGTATCGGTACCGTCGTCGGAAAAGGCCTCACCCAGCGCCAGACCTGCGGCGGCGCCTAACAAAACAAGCAAAAAGAATGATATATGACCCCCCAGACCATATTTATCAGCGTTCCCGCGAGCTGTGAGGCGGGTCAATGTGAGTGTCGGGAAACAGTCCGTTTACCTTGCATGGCGCAGGGCAGTAGACGCGGTGCCTGCCCCCCTTGGGCCTGCGCTTGGACAACGCGAGCGCCTTGGTCCGAGTTATTACTTGCGAACGCGGGCTGTCAGTCCTATACGGCGCACTCATTCACCGAACTCCATCAGAATCACGGTGACCCTGCGACTATGGCTCGGGGCCGTCTGGTGATGTTGAAAGGAACTGCGCATGAGCGCCCAAGAACTGCGTGACAAGACGCCGGATCAGCTTCGCGATGAACTGACGGCCCTGAAAAAGGAAGCGTTCAACCTGCGCTTCCAACAGGCCACCGGCCAAATCGAAAACACCGCCCGTATGCGTCAGGTTCGCCGCGACGCCGCGCGGGTCAAGACCATCCTGAACGAAAAAGCGGCCGCTGCCGCAGCGGAGGCCTGATTTATGCCCAAACGCATCCTGACCGGCACCGTGACCAGCGACGCCAACGAGCAGACCGTGACCGTATCCGTGGAGCGCCGCTTTAAGCACCCGGTCATGCAGAAGACGATCCGTAAGTCCAAGAAGTACCGGGCTCACGATCCGCAGAACACTTTCAAGACCGGTGACCAGGTCCGCATTCAGGAATGCGCCCCGGTTTCCAAATCCAAACGCTGGGAAGTGATCGTCGGCTAAGGCTGTCGCTTCCAAGACTAATCGAAACCCCCGGGCCAATGTGCACCTCAGCCGGTCCGGGACGTCGGGAGAAACCAAATGATCCAGATGCAGACTAATCTGGATGTTGCTGACAACAGCGGCGCACGCCGTGTTCAGTGCATCAAGGTTCTGGGTGGTTCCAAGCGTAAGTACGCCTCCGTGGGTGACGTTATCGTCGTCTCGGTGAAGGAAGCCATTCCGCGTGGTCGTGTGAAGAAGGGTGACGTCCGTAAGGCCGTCGTTGTTCGCACCGCCAAGGAAGTTCGTCGCGAAGATGGCACCGCCATCCGGTTCGACCGCAACGCCGCCGTTATCCTCAACAACAACAACGAGCCCATGGGCACCCGTATCTTCGGGCCGGTTGTTCGCGAGCTGCGCGCCAAGAACTTCATGAAAATCATCTCACTCGCCCCGGAGGTGCTGTAAGATGGCTGCCAAGTTGAAAAAGGGCGACAAGGTCGTCGTGCTGGCCGGCAAGGACAAGGGTAAGCAGGGCGAGATCGCCTCGGTTAACCCCTCTGCCGGCAAGGCAATCGTGGAAGGCGTGAACATCGCCATCCGTCACACCAAGCAGAGCCAGTCGAACCAAGGCGGTCGCATCCCTCAGCCGATGCCGATCCAACTGTCGAACCTGGCGCTTCTGGATGCAAACGGCAAAGCGACCCGTGTCGGCTTCAAGATCGAAGACGGCAAGAAGGTGCGCGTCGCCAAGACCACGGGGGACGTGATCTGATGTTGGACACAGCCAATTATACCCCGCGCCTGAAGGCCAAATTCGCCGCAGAGATCAAAGCTGCGCTGAAAGAGGAATTCGGCTACAAGAACGACATGCAGATCCCGCGTCTTGAGAAGATCGTTCTCAACATCGGATCCGGTGCCGAGTCCGTGCGTGACACCAAGAAAGCGAAGTCGGCTCAGGAAGACCTGACTGCCATCGCAGGTCAGCACGCCGTCGTCACGAAGGCCAAGAAGTCCATCGCTGGCTTCCGTCTGCGTGAAGACCATCCCGTGGGCGCGAAAGTGACCCTGCGCGGCGACCGCATGTATGACTTCCTTGATCGTCTGACCACAATCGCGATGCCCCGTATTCGGGACTTCCGGGGTGTGAAGCCGTCCTTCGATGGTCGTGGCAACTTTGCCATGGGCATGAAGGAGCATATCGTGTTCCCCGAGATCAACTTCGACAAGGTCGATGTGAACTGGGGCATGGATATCATCATTGTCACAACGGCGAATACCGACGCCGAGGCGAAGTCGCTTCTGAAGCACTTCAACATGCCCTTCAACGCCTGACGCGAAAGGAACGAACACATGGCAAAAGTCTCCATGGTCCAACGCGAGCTTAAGCGTCAGCGTCTTGTGGCAAAATACGCCACCAAACGCGCTGCGCTCAAAGAGATCGCAACCGATGAACAGAAGCCGATGGAAGAGCGCTTCAAGGCACGCCTCAAGCTGGCGAAATTGCCCCGCGATAGCTCGGCCACCCGTCTTCACAACCGTTGCCAGCTGACCGGTCGCCCGAAGGCGTACTACCGCAAGCTGAAAATGTCGCGGATCAAGCTGCGTGATCTGGCCTCTGTTGGTCAGATCCCCGGCATGGTCAAGTCGAGCTGGTAAGGGAGCGATAGATTATGAATGATCCTATCGGTGATATGCTGACCCGCATCCGGAACTCCCAGATGCGCGGAAAGTCCACAGTCGAGACCCCGGCCTCCAAGCAGCGCGCCCGCGTTCTGGATGTGCTGGCGGACGAAGGCTACATCCGCGGTTACGAGGCAACGACTGGTAAAGATGGCCACCCGGCCTTCGAGATCAGCCTCAAGTATTACGAAGGCACCCCTGTCATTCGTGAACTCAAGCGCGTGTCGAAACCCGGCCGTCGCGTCTACATGAGCGTGGGTGACATCCCGCAGGTCCGTCAGGGCCTGGGTGTGTCGATCGTGTCCACCTCGAAGGGCGTTATGTCCGATGCAAGTGCTCGCTCCAACAATGTTGGCGGCGAAGTGCTTTGCACAATCTTCTAAGGAGATCTGGCAATGTCTCGTATTGGTAAAAAACCGGTCGAGCTGCCCGGAGGCGTAGAAGCTTCCGTGTCAGGTCAGACCATCGAAGTGAAGGGCCCCAAGGGTACCCGCAGCTTCAAGGCAACCGACGACGTCACACTGGCGGTCGAGGATAATGCAATCTCTGTGACACCGCGTGGCAAGTCCAAGCGCGCGCGTCAACAGTGGGGCATGTCCCGCACTATGGTGCAGAACCTCGTCACCGGCGTCACCGACGGTTTCAAGAAAGAGCTTGAGATCCAGGGTGTGGGTTATCGCGCGCAGATGCAGGGCAATGTCCTGAAGCTGTCGCTGGGATATTCGCACGACGTCGACTTCACCGTTCCGGAGGGCGTCACGGTTGTGTGCCCCAAGAACACCGAAGTCGTGATCGAGGGAACCGACCAGCAGCTTGTTGGTCAAGTCGCAGCAAACATTCGCGAATGGCGCGCGCCGGAGCCCTACAAGGGCAAAGGCATCCGCTACAAGGGCGAGTATATCTTCCGTAAGGAAGGCAAGAAGAAGTAAGGGCTGGCACAATGGCACTAAGCAAACGAGAGCTGTTCCAGAAGCGCCGCCTGCGCAACCGGAACAAAATGCGGAAAATGGCCAACGGACGCGCGCGTCTGTCGGTTCATCGTTCGAACAAGAACATCTCTGTCCAACTTATCGACGACCTCAATGGCGTGACTTTGGCTTCGGCCTCTTCGCTGGAGCCGTCGCTGGGTGTGGTCGGCAAGAACAACGTCGAGGCTTCGGCCAAGGTAGGCGTTGCGATTGCTGAGCGGGCGAAGAAGGCCGGTGTCGAAGAGTGTTACTTCGACCGGGGCGGCTTCCTGTTCCACGGGCGTGTGAAGGCTTTGGCCGACGCCGCGCGTGAAGGTGGCTTGAAGTTCTAAAGACTTGAGTAGACCGGGCCTTGGCCCGGTTTACCGATGACCGAGGGGCCTTCGGGTCCACTGCGGTTGAGATAATCGACGCGACATGCGTCTGTGAATAAAAGGATTTGCCACATGGCAGAACGTGAGAACCGGGGACGCGGCCGCGGCCGCAACCGCGAAGAAGAAACGCCGGAATTTGCAGACCGTCTGGTCGCGATCAACCGTGTGTCCAAGACGGTAAAAGGCGGTAAGCGCTTTGGTTTCGCAGCCCTCGTGGTTGTCGGCGACCAGCGTGGCCGCGTGGGTTTCGGCAAGGGTAAGGCCAAAGAGGTCCCCGAGGCGATCCGCAAGGCGACCGAGCAGGCCAAGCGCCAGCTGATCCGTGTGCCGCTGAAGGAAGGCCGCACGTTGCACCACGACGTCAAAGGCCATCACGGTGCCGGCAAGGTCGTGATGCGCACAGCACCTGAAGGTACGGGCATCATCGCCGGTGGCCCGATGCGCGCCGTGTTCGAGATGTTGGGCGTGAAGGACGTTGTGTCGAAGTCGACTGGTTCCCAGAACCCCTACAACATGATCCGCGCCACGCTGGACGGTTTGCGCAACGAGTCGAGCCCCCGTCAGGTGGCATCGCGTCGTGGCAAGAAAGTCGCCGACATCCTGCCCAAGCGTGACGATGCCCCCGTCGCGTCCGATACCGAGGAGGCCTAAACCATGGCAACTATCGTCGTTAAGCAGATCGGTTCCCCGATCCGTCGCCCCGAGATCCAGCGCAAGACGCTGATCGGCCTGGGCCTGAACAAGATGCACAAGACCCGCGAGCTGGAGGATACCCCCTCTGTGCGCGGCATGGTCAACAAGATCCCGCACCTTGTGGAAATCATCGAAGAGCGTGAGTGACGCAACGTTACAAAAGTAAATCGTTCGAAAACAACAGGAACCCCGGCTGCGAAGTCGGGGTTTTTTGTGTCCTTTTGATGCTATCAGTGGTATACATGTATAGCAACGGGTCGTTTTACCGATCGACGTCTAGCCTATTTCGTCAGGAGTACGTATTTTGAATGTTGAATTTCAAACCTGCATTGACCGCGATATCATCTATATGAAATGGACCGGGGTCGTTGATTTCGACACGGTCATGGGCGGTCTGGCTGCGGTCCGAAACGATGAGAATTATCGCCCGGGGCGGCCACGGCTGGTGGATGCGTCCCGTATCACCGAAATCGATATGGATTACGGGCTGTTGCGGGCGATGGTTCGGGAAAAGACCGGCACGGGCGACCATAGCATCGATGAAAGTGTGTCGGCCGTCTATGCGCCCGGTGATGTCGTTTTCGGTGTGACCCGGATGGTTCAAACGATGATGGAAATCGCCGGTGGCGCGCGCATTGATGTGTTCCGGGTGGAACGCGACGCATTGGCCTCGCTGGGACTTGGCCATGAAAGCTTCGCGGACTTGCTGGCAACCGAAAACTTCTTGGCCGCGAGGCCAGGTCGTCCGTCCCGCGCGATGCGGACCGGCTAGACCTCGACTATTGGCCTTCCACAGAAGACACGGCGGTATGGGGCCGATGTAATGCCTTGAGGGAGGGCGATGCTTAGGCTGTGGGCGCGACCAGCCCGCCGCACGTAGGGTGCCGGGCATTCACCGCATTGCTGAGAAGATGTCCTCAAAGGTCGCGCCGGTTATGCTAGTTTGGATCGATGCAGCGCTGACGTGACGCCGAGCCGATGTTGCGAGAGGCTGATCGGCCTGGGCCTGAACAAGACGCACAAGACCCGCGCGCCGGAGGATACGCCGTCTGTGCGCGGCAAGTTCAACAAGATCCCGTAGCAGGCCGACACCATCGAAGAGCGCGGTGAAACCGCAGCGCATTCAAGCTCGCCCTGAAAAGCCTTGGGCTCAAAGGGTCGGGGCTCTCGTGATTTCAGCAGGGTGCACTATGATGGTTTGGTTATTCAAAAGACGGATTTTGCCCTTGCCGATCGAGTTTTCTACCTGTCTGGACCGCGACCTTGTCTATGCGCGATGGTTTGGTGCGGTCGACTTCGACCAGTTTACAGCAAATTTCGCCCGATACGTTGGCGACGCCAATTACCGCCCCGGACGGCGCGAATTGATCGACCAATCGCTGGTTACGACATTCGAGGGGGACCCAAATCTTATGCGGTCCATGCTGCGGCGGGTGAACGAACAGGTGCCATCGGTCGTGGTGAAAACCCATACTGTCATATACTCGCCGCAGGACACGCTGTTTGGCCTTGGTCGCATGTACCAGATCCTCGCGGAACTGGCGGAAGGTATCCAGGTGGAGGTGTTCAAGGATGAGCGTGAGGCGTTGGAAGCCCTTCGCTTGCCGCACGCCAGCATTGCCCAGTTGCTGGAGACGGAGGACTTTATCGCGCCGCGCCTGAGAGGTGGCTGAACGTGCCGTGGTGGCCCGGGGGCGGCCCGCTGATGCGTTGGCACTTGGCCACGTGCGGCCATGGGCACGACGCGTTGCGCAAAAGATGTTGCGCCAATGGGGACTCGGGCATATACGCCCCCGGTGGCCTCAATCGGGGCCATAGATGTATTGCAAACGCCGTGGTCGGCCGCTCCCGTCGCTGGGGGCCGCATCCGGCAGAGGAGAAGCGACATGAAACTGCATGAACTCAGTGATAATCCAGGCGCAACCAAACGCCGCAAGCGCGTTGGCCGTGGTCCGGGTTCCGGCACCGGTAAAATGGGTGGCCGGGGTATCAAGGGTCAGAAGTCCCGTTCGGGTGTGGCGATCAACGCCTACGAGGGTGGCCAGATGCCGCTCTACCAGCGTCTGCCGAAGCGTGGCTTCAACAAGCCCAACCGCAAGAAGTTTGCCGTTGTGAACCTGGGCCTGATCCAAAAGTTCATCGACGCGGGCAAGCTGGACGGCAAGGCCGACATCACCGAGGACGCGCTGATCGCATCCGGTTTGGTGCGTCGCAAACTGGATGGCATTCGCGTGCTGGCCAAGGGCGAAGTTTCGGGCAAGCTGAACATCACCGTCACGGGCGCCTCCAAGGCCGCGATTGACGCCGTTGCAGCCGCCGGTGGCGCGCTGAACGTCGCAACCCCGGCTGCGGCTGAGTAACCCATCACGGGCTTTTGGCCCGCGTAACGGTTGTGGGCGGGGACCTCTCCGCCTACATCACTTCTTAAGGTTTTCTCGCGCCGCTGGGGCACCCGTCATTGGGCGCCTTACGGCTATGCGCATATTGGGTGGAACAGCATGTCGTCAGCAGCGGAGCAAATGGCCGCCAACATGAGCTGGAAATCGTTCGGTAAGGCAACCGAGCTTAAACAGCGCATCTGGTTCACTCTGGGCCTTCTGATCATTTATCGCATCGGCACCTATATTCCTGTGCCCGGCATCGACCCGGTCGAGCTGCGCGCCTTCTTCGAAAGCGCGGCGGCAGGCCTTGGCGGCGTGCTGAACATGTTCACCGGCGGCGCGCTGTCGCGCATGGGTGTCTTTGCGCTGGGTATCATGCCCTATATCTCGGCCTCGATCATCGTGCAGCTGATGTCGGCCATGGTGCCGGCGATGGAGGCGCTGAAGAAAGAGGGCGAGAGCGGGCGCAAGAAGCTGAACCAGTACACCCGCTATGGTACGGTGGCTTTGGCCACGGCGCAGGCCTACGGCCTTGCGGTCAGCATGGAATCAGGCGGCCTTGCCACCGATCCGGGCTGGTTCTTCCGCGCCGCCTGCGTGATCACGCTGGTCGGCGGCACCATGTTCCTGATGTGGTTGGGTGAGCAGATCACCAACCGGGGCATTGGTAACGGTATCTCCCTGATCATTTTCGTCGGCATCATCGCCGAGATCCCGGCCGCCCTGGCGCAGTTCTTCGAGACGGGCCGGTCCGGCGCGCTGAGCACACCTGCCATTCTGGGTGTGATCCTGATGCTGATCGCGACGCTGTTCTTCGTGGTCTTCATGGAGCGATCGCTGAGGAAAATCCACATTCAGTACCCGCGCCGCCAAGTCGGCATGAAGGTCTATGATGGCGGCTCCAGCCACCTGCCGATCAAGGTGAACCCGGCGGGCGTGATCCCGGCGATCTTCGCCTCGTCGCTGCTGTTGCTGCCCACGACGCTGACCACCTTCGGCGGGACAGAGGGCAATGGCCCGGTGCTAAGCTGGATCCTGGCGAACTTTGGTCCCGGCCAGCCGCTCTACCTGGTGTTCTTCGCTTCGATGATCATCTTCTTCACCTACTTCTACACCCTCAACGTGTCGTTCAAGACCGAGGATGTGGCCGACAACCTGAAGAACCAGAACGGGTTCATTCCGGGCATTCGCCCCGGTGCGCGGACGGCGGAATACCTGGAATACGTGGTGCGGCGCATCCTGGTTCTGGGCGCCGGTTACCTGGCGCTTGTCTGCATGATGCCCGAGATCGTGCGCACCAACCTGTCGATCACCGCCTACTTCGGCGGCACCTCGATCCTGATCATTGTGTCGGTGGGGATGGACACGGTGCAACAAATCCAGTCTCATTTGCTGGCTCACCAGTACGAAGGCCTGTTGGAAAAGTCCCAGCTGCGCGGTCGCAAGGGTGGATCGAAGAAACCACGGAAGGGACCCGCGCGCCGATGAACATCATTCTACTTGGACCGCCCGGAGCGGGCAAAGGCACCCAAGCTGCTATCCTCGTTGAGAAACGCGGTATGGTGCAACTTTCCACCGGCGACATGCTGCGCGCTGCCCGTACCAGCGGGACTGAGATGGGAAATCTCGTGGCCGGCGTCATGGATCGCGGAGAGCTTGTGACCGACGAGATCGTCATCGGCCTGATCCGTGAGCAGTTGGAAAAGGGCGGTTCGGGTTTCATCTTCGACGGTTTTCCCCGGACCTTGGCGCAGGCCGATGCACTGGCGGACCTGCTGGCCGAGGTGGGCCAGACGCTTGATCATGTCATTGCGATGGAAGTGAACGACGAGGCGCTGGTTGGCCGGATCGTCAACCGCGCCAAAGAGGCGGAAGCCGCAGGGCAACCCGTGCGCGCCGACGACAATGAGGAAAGCCTGAAGATCCGGCTGATGGAATACTACAAAAAGACCTCGCCGCTGATCGGTTACTACCATGCCAAAGGGCAGTTGAGCTGGGTCCCCGGCCTGGGTGAGATCGACGAGGTTGCCGCCAGCATTGCGGGCGTTCTGGACGCGTAATTCGCGCGCCGGACGCAGCCTATTGACCTTTCGATCAATGGGGCATAAATCCCGCACCTTGACGGGAATCAGGTGCGCATTTGATCCCGAATGATTACCTCGCAAGCCCGGCGCGAAATGCCCGGGCTTACGTTGTGAAAAAAGGGCCTGGCATGACGGGCTCGCAACGAAAAGGATATGCCACACATGGCACGTATTGCCGGGGTCAACATCCCCACCGCCAAGCGCGTTCCGATCGCGCTGACCTATGTCACCGGAATTGGCCACACCTCTGCTGCTGCGATCTGCGAAGCTGTCGGTATCGACGTCACGCGCCGCGTGAACGAGCTGTCTGACGCCGAAGTCCTCGCCATCCGCGAGCACATCGACGCCAACTATGCCGTCGAGGGTGACCTGCGTCGTGAAACGCAGATGAACATCAAGCGTCTGATGGACCTGGGTTGCTACCGCGGCCTGCGTCACCGTCGCAACCTGCCCGTTCGCGGCCAGCGTACCCACACCAACGCTCGCACGCGCAAAGGCCCCGCGAAGGCCATTGCCGGCAAGAAGAAATAAGGGAGGGCTGATAGCATGGCTCGCGATCGTCGCCCCGCAAAGAAGAAAGTCTCCAAGAACATCGCCGCTGGCGTTGCTCATGTGAACTCTTCGTTCAACAACACCAAGATCCTGATTTCCGACGTGCAGGGGAACGCCATTTCGTGGTCGTCCGCCGGCACGATGGGCTTCAAGGGCAGCAGGAAATCCACACCCTTCGCCGCCCAGATGGCGGCAGAGGATGCAGGCAAGAAGGCTCAGGACCACGGCGTCCGCACGCTGGATGTCGAGGTTCAGGGTCCCGGTTCGGGTCGTGAAAGCGCCTTGCGCGCCCTGGCGGCCCTGGGTTTCCAGATTTCTTCCATCCGTGACGTGACGCCTATGGCGCACAACGGCTGCCGTCCGCCCAAGCGCCGCCGCGTCTAAGCAGATTTCTCTACTTCTCCCTGCGTCGTTCCAAACGGCGTGGGGTGACGTCATTTTGAACCTCGAGCGTGTCCGGGACGGATCCCCCCGACACAAGAATGGAGGGACGTATGATCCATAAAAATTGGCAAGAGCTGATCAAACCCACCCAGCTGGTCGTCCAGCCGGGCAATGATCCTGCGCGCAAGGCTACCGTTGTGGCCGAGCCGTTGGAGCGGGGCTTTGGTCTGACGCTTGGTAACGCGCTGCGGCGTGTTCTGATGTCCTCGCTGCAAGGCGCGGCCATCACATCGGTGCAAATCGACGGCGTGCTGCACGAGTTTTCCAGCGTTGCTGGCGTGCGTGAAGATGTCACCGACATCGTGCTGAACCTCAAAGGTGTGGCGATCCGCATGGAGGCCGAAGGCCCCAAGCGCGTTTCCATCTCTGCCAAGGGCCCCCGGGTCGTGACGGCGGGTGACATCTCTGAGTCCGCAGGCATCGAGGTCCTGAACAAGGATCATGTGATCTGCCACCTCGACGATGGCGCCGATCTGTACATCGAGCTGACGGTCAACACCGGCAAAGGCTACGTCGCTGCCGACAAGAACCGCCCGGAAGACGCACCGATTGGCTTGATGCCGATCGACGCGATCTATTCGCCGGTCAAGAAGGTGTCCTATGACGTGCAGCCCACCCGTGAGGGCCAGGTGCTGGACTATGACAAGCTGACGCTGAAGCTGGAAACCGACGGGTCCCTTACGCCGGACGATGCCGTGGCTTACGCCGCGCGGATCATCCAGGACCAGCTGTCGATCTTCGTGAACTTCGATGAGCCCGAGTCTGCTACCCGTCAGGACGACGAAGACGATCTGGAATTCAACCCGCTTCTGCTGAAGAAGGTTGATGAGCTGGAGCTGTCCGTCCGGTCCGCGAACTGCCTTAAGAACGACAACATCGTCTACATCGGTGATCTGATCCAGAAGACCGAGGCAGAGATGCTGCGCACGCCGAACTTCGGCCGCAAGTCCTTGAACGAGATCAAGGAAGTGCTGTCCGGCATGGGCCTGCACCTTGGCATGGATATCGTCGATTGGCCGCCCGACAACATCGAGGAACTGGCCAAGAAGTACGAAGACAACTTTTGATGAATTTGTGGGCGGGGGGTGACCTCTGCCCGCACAAGTGCCCGGATCTTGCCGGGGAACAGAACGGTTTCGCTGAGCGCATGCTCAGCTTTACCCAAGGAGAGGGTCCCGCAAACGCATGGGTCCCCAGACAAAGCAAAATCGCCCGTAGAGGGCTTCTATTTGGAGAAATGACATGCGTCACGCCCGCGGATACCGCCGCCTGAACCGGACCCACGAACACCGCAAAGCGATGTTCTCGAACATGTGCGGCTCGATCATCGAGCACGAGCAGATCAAGACGACCCTGCCCAAAGCCAAGGAACTGCGTCCGATCATCGAGAAGATGATCACGCTCGCCAAACGTGGCGACCTGCACGCGCGTCGTCAAGCGGCCTCGCAACTGAAGCAGGACAAGGACGTCGCCAAGCTGTTCGATGTGCTCGGGCCTCGCTATGCCGAGCGTCAGGGCGGCTATGTGCGCATCATGAAGGCGGGTTTCCGCTATGGTGACATGGCGCCGATGGCGATCATCGAATTCGTCGACCGCGACGTCGACGCCAAGGGCGCCGCAGACCGCGCACGCCTTGAGGCCGAAGCCGACGCGGAATAATCCGCGCACCTCACGCAACAGAATATCGAAAGGCCCTTCGCATGTGCGCGGGGCCTTTTTCGTTGGATGTCCCAGGGGCTGTCAGGACTTTGGCGCGGGGGCAGACGTGTTGGCGGGCACGAACTCGGACAGGCGCAAGATTTCTTCCGACGCCAAAGGCGTCTGGCCGAGGTATTCCAGAATATCGGTGCGCGCGTCAGGAGAAAGCCTCATGAGACGCGCAAAAAGATCAGGGTCGATCCTTTTATCCATCAGTCTCACCTGTTTGCTAACGGGTTGATAATCAATCTTGACCCCCTTTGTGGCAACCTATCTAATTCGACATGTCTATTTGGTGGGGTCTATGACAAAAGCGCCGGTTCTCGACTTGCTGCTGCACGAGCTTTCGTTGGCGGCACCAGCCGGTTTCGCCGTTGGTCTCCACATTCGTTACGTCTCGCCATTGATCATGGTGAACACATATCCAGATGTCTGGCAGGAGGTATACACGTCCAAACTCTACGGTCTGCGGGACCCGACGCTTGCCTGGGGGTTAAGCCACACGGGAACCCGACGTTGGAGCCAGATCGGGCTGCCGGATCCTTTCGGGATTTTGCAGGAATCAGCCGATTACGGGCTCAAGTACGGGATGATTGCATCCATCGGACCGATGTCTTCACGCACCATCGCAGGGGCCAGCCGCGCAGACCGCGAGTTTGGTGACGATGAGATGGAGCATGTCTACCGGATCGTGCACCGCATGCACGATCTGTCGGAACCGCCGGCCCGCTTGTCCAAAGCGCAAGCCGACGCTCTTAAGTGCATCGCGGAGGGGGACCGCCATGCTGCTGCTGCCGCGAAGCTCGGCATATCCGAAAGTGCCTTCAAGGCGCGTTTGACGTCTGCTCGTCAAAAACTGATGGCCCGAACCACGGCAGAAGCCGTGCAGAGGGCCAAGGAATACGGATTGATTTGAGGGGAAGGGCCGCAGCGCCCGCATGAGTGCCACCTTGGCGGTGCGTCGATTTTCACGACTCACCTTACAGGAGGCCTACATGCAAATGACGACCCTCTCTTTCGAGAATTTCCACTCCCACGGACCGCTTTTCACCAACATGCTGAAGGCGCGTCATCGTACGTTCATCGAGGAGATGGGCTGGGAGATCCCGTCCGAAGGGGACATGGAGTTCGATCAGTACGATACCGCCCAAAGCCGGTGGGTCTGTGTCCACGATGGTGGACGGGTATTGGCCGGTGTGCGCTTGACGCCGACGACGGCGTCGTGTGGCATTTACAGCTACATGGTGCGCGATGCACAGCGCGGGCTGCTGGACGCGATCCCGGCCAATCTGCTGGACGAGGATGCCCCGATTGCGCCGCATATCTGGGATGCCAACCGCCTGTTCGTGGCCGAAGGCGTTGAAACGGACATTCGCCGCGAGGTGCAGCTGTCGCTGATGGGGCACATGGTCCGCTCTGCCCGCGAGCTTGGCGCGACGACGCTTCTGGGCCTTTTGCCCATCGGCATCCCGCGCCTTGGTCGCCGTTTGGGTATCGATATGGAGGCAGGCG
It contains:
- the rplO gene encoding 50S ribosomal protein L15, whose translation is MKLHELSDNPGATKRRKRVGRGPGSGTGKMGGRGIKGQKSRSGVAINAYEGGQMPLYQRLPKRGFNKPNRKKFAVVNLGLIQKFIDAGKLDGKADITEDALIASGLVRRKLDGIRVLAKGEVSGKLNITVTGASKAAIDAVAAAGGALNVATPAAAE
- the rpsH gene encoding 30S ribosomal protein S8 is translated as MNDPIGDMLTRIRNSQMRGKSTVETPASKQRARVLDVLADEGYIRGYEATTGKDGHPAFEISLKYYEGTPVIRELKRVSKPGRRVYMSVGDIPQVRQGLGVSIVSTSKGVMSDASARSNNVGGEVLCTIF
- the rpsQ gene encoding 30S ribosomal protein S17; translation: MPKRILTGTVTSDANEQTVTVSVERRFKHPVMQKTIRKSKKYRAHDPQNTFKTGDQVRIQECAPVSKSKRWEVIVG
- the rplX gene encoding 50S ribosomal protein L24, which translates into the protein MAAKLKKGDKVVVLAGKDKGKQGEIASVNPSAGKAIVEGVNIAIRHTKQSQSNQGGRIPQPMPIQLSNLALLDANGKATRVGFKIEDGKKVRVAKTTGDVI
- the rpsN gene encoding 30S ribosomal protein S14, whose translation is MAKVSMVQRELKRQRLVAKYATKRAALKEIATDEQKPMEERFKARLKLAKLPRDSSATRLHNRCQLTGRPKAYYRKLKMSRIKLRDLASVGQIPGMVKSSW
- the rplF gene encoding 50S ribosomal protein L6, which produces MSRIGKKPVELPGGVEASVSGQTIEVKGPKGTRSFKATDDVTLAVEDNAISVTPRGKSKRARQQWGMSRTMVQNLVTGVTDGFKKELEIQGVGYRAQMQGNVLKLSLGYSHDVDFTVPEGVTVVCPKNTEVVIEGTDQQLVGQVAANIREWRAPEPYKGKGIRYKGEYIFRKEGKKK
- the rpmC gene encoding 50S ribosomal protein L29, encoding MSAQELRDKTPDQLRDELTALKKEAFNLRFQQATGQIENTARMRQVRRDAARVKTILNEKAAAAAAEA
- the rplR gene encoding 50S ribosomal protein L18, whose product is MALSKRELFQKRRLRNRNKMRKMANGRARLSVHRSNKNISVQLIDDLNGVTLASASSLEPSLGVVGKNNVEASAKVGVAIAERAKKAGVEECYFDRGGFLFHGRVKALADAAREGGLKF
- the rplN gene encoding 50S ribosomal protein L14 encodes the protein MIQMQTNLDVADNSGARRVQCIKVLGGSKRKYASVGDVIVVSVKEAIPRGRVKKGDVRKAVVVRTAKEVRREDGTAIRFDRNAAVILNNNNEPMGTRIFGPVVRELRAKNFMKIISLAPEVL
- the rpsE gene encoding 30S ribosomal protein S5, translating into MAERENRGRGRGRNREEETPEFADRLVAINRVSKTVKGGKRFGFAALVVVGDQRGRVGFGKGKAKEVPEAIRKATEQAKRQLIRVPLKEGRTLHHDVKGHHGAGKVVMRTAPEGTGIIAGGPMRAVFEMLGVKDVVSKSTGSQNPYNMIRATLDGLRNESSPRQVASRRGKKVADILPKRDDAPVASDTEEA
- the rpmD gene encoding 50S ribosomal protein L30 encodes the protein MATIVVKQIGSPIRRPEIQRKTLIGLGLNKMHKTRELEDTPSVRGMVNKIPHLVEIIEERE
- the rplE gene encoding 50S ribosomal protein L5, producing the protein MLDTANYTPRLKAKFAAEIKAALKEEFGYKNDMQIPRLEKIVLNIGSGAESVRDTKKAKSAQEDLTAIAGQHAVVTKAKKSIAGFRLREDHPVGAKVTLRGDRMYDFLDRLTTIAMPRIRDFRGVKPSFDGRGNFAMGMKEHIVFPEINFDKVDVNWGMDIIIVTTANTDAEAKSLLKHFNMPFNA